One Spinacia oleracea cultivar Varoflay chromosome 4, BTI_SOV_V1, whole genome shotgun sequence DNA segment encodes these proteins:
- the LOC110775785 gene encoding uncharacterized protein, whose amino-acid sequence MYVQGTNEATWCKYFPATIKGVASRWFERLPPGSIASFNELQTLFSTRFMAYKEERKTSMHLGRIQQGKDESLRSYVKRFNLEARQIPDLPDGVSFDNFIKGLKKGSFKFDLVKKSVRTMAEVLDEAEAFIHATEICSASKDGKAGEATDSSGKKEKIDRKVPRVNGTWALSKEHDTNSPGLKRGRPQERVYFEYNTYLLTILVDVGTRFDLERPFPMKSPAESRDPKLYCQFHEDIGHDTKDCRTLKRALDGLASKGHLKNYLQRSTHGTGKNQYNKNKSPVSAIEGNHSEGGFVTVISGGPAAEGPTMRGHKDYARRLGQVMLSGKLAVDPFPRIEICESDGGRVATPHDDPLVVEIKISNMRVKRILIDTRCSSDIMSMECLSRLAHDPKTIESIHYPIIGFGGSIIHPVGVINLPVWIGDRKDGRKMGMDFLISKI is encoded by the coding sequence atgtatgtccaaggaaccaACGAGGCCAcatggtgcaaatattttccaGCTACCATTAAAGGAGTGGCGTCCAGATGGTTTGAGCGACTGCCCCCAGGATCAATTGCTTCCTTTAACGAGCTACAAACCTTGTTCTCCACCAGGTTCATGGcatacaaggaagaaaggaaaacaagcatgCACTTGGGACGCATTCAACAAGGAAAAGATGAGTCTTTGCGAAGCTATGTTAAACGCTTCAATCTAGAAGCCAGACAGATCCCAGATCTGCCCGATGGCGTCTCCTTCGATAATTTTATCAAAGGATTGAAGAAAGGGTCATTCAAGTTTGACTTGGTTAAGAAAAGTGTCCGGACTATGGCTGAAGTCTTGGACGAGGCCGAAGCCTTTATTcatgcaacagaaatatgcagTGCGTCCAAGGATGGAAAGGCTGGTGAAGCGACAGACTCCTCAGGGAAGAAAGAGAAGATAGACAGGAAAGTCCCACGAGTAAATGGTACTTGGGCTCTTTCgaaagagcatgataccaatTCTCCAGGACTGAAGAGAGGACGTCCACAAGAAAGAGTATATTTCGAATACAATACATACCTCCTGACAATCCTGGTAGACGTCGGGACTAGGTTCGATCTTGAACGGCCCTTCCCCATGAAATCTCCCGCTGAGAGTCGAGATCCTAAGCTGTATTGTCAGTTCCACGAAGATATAGGGCATGACACCAAGGATTGCAGAACCCTGAAGAGAGCCCTGGACGGCCTAGCCTCCAAGGGGCACCTAAAGAACTACCTGCAAAGAAGCACTCACGGCACGGGAAAGAATCAGTACAACAAAAACAAGTCACCTGTCTCAGCTATAGAAGGAAATCACAGTGAAGGGGGATTTGTAACCGTCATATCAGGAGGACCAGCTGCTGAGGGACCCACCATGAGGGGACATAAAGATTATGCCCGCCGTCTAGGTCAGGTAATGTTATCGGGGAAATTAGCGGTGGACCCATTCCCTCGGATAGAGATTTGTGAATCAGATGGTGGACGTGtagccaccccgcatgacgaccCTCTTGTGGTCGAGATCAAAATCTCTAACATGAGAGTAAAGCGCATCTTGATAGATACTAGATGTTCATCTGATATAATGAGCATGGAGTGCCTCAGCCGCCTAGCTCACGACCCTAAAACCATAGAGAGCATCCACTACCCTATCATTGGCTTTGGAGGAAGCATCATACATCCAGTAGGCGTCATCAACTTGCCGGTTTGGATTGGAGATCGTAAAGATGGACGAAAGATGGGGATGGACTTCCTAATCTCAAAGATTTGA